A stretch of DNA from Mesorhizobium onobrychidis:
CATGCAGCACGCCGTCGCGGTAGTCGAAATGGTTCACGAGAGTGGTTCCGGAAGTTGGAGCACGATGAGATCGGCCGATCTCATCGGCTCTAGATCAGCGGGTCCAGAATGAACTTCTTGTCCTTGACCGGTTTTTCCGGCTCGGGCGGCACGGGCTGCTCGGCCTTTTGTGCGTCCTTGCGCGCCTGCACGGCCGCCTCATAGGGCGTCTCGAGCCCGGACTTCCTGCCGCAGGCCGTTACGGTTGCTAGCGCCGCCAGCAGCGTCAGCGTCACCAAAATCCTGCTTGCGGTCATCGATCCATCCGTCCGAAACTTTTGCCCGCCGCTTTTAGCCGAGTTTTTCTGGCATTGCACCTAGTGTGGTGGATTTGAAGTTCCTGGCATTGATGGCATTCGCGTTGAGGAACTTCAAATCCAAAACCACACTAGAATTCATTAATTAATTCGTGCGGCTTTTGAATCCGAAATTCGCTCGCCGCGCTGCTCCAACGTGATGCGAATTTCGGATTCGCCGCACGAGCATCACGCCTTGGCGATGTGCTTTTTCCAGTATCGGATCTGCTTCCTCACTTCCGACGGCGCGGTGCCGCCGAAGCTCGTGCGGCTCTTCACCGAGTTCTGCACGGCAAGCACGGAAAACACGTCCGCCGTGATCCCTGCGTGAATGGACCGCAAGTCTTCCAGCGGCAGCCTGTCGAGCCCGATCTTCCTCTCTTCCGCCAGCGCTACCGCGCGGCCGGTGACGTGATGCGCCTCGCGGAACGGCAGGCCGAGGGTGCGCACCAGCCAGTCGGCGAGATCGGTCGCGGTCGCATAGCCTGACCCGGCGGCCTTCTTCATGGCGGCGGCGTTCACCGTCATGTCGCGCACCATGCCGGTCATCGCCGCCAGCATCAGGTCAAGCGTCTCGGCGGCGTCGAACACGGATTCCTTGTCCTCCTGCATGTCCTTGCCGTAGGTCAGCGGCATGCCCTTCATGACAGTCAGCAGGCCGACCAGATGGCCAGTGACGCGGCCAGTCTTGCCGCGCACCAGTTCGGCGGCGTCGGGGTTCTTTTTCTGCGGCATGATCGAGGAGCCGGTAGAGAATGAGTCCGACAGCCTGACGAAGCCGAATTGCGGCGTCGACCAGATGATGATCTCTTCGGCCAGCCGCGACAGATGCGTCGCGCAGATTGCCGCCAGCCCCAGAAACTCGAGCGCGAAATCGCGGTCCGAAACGCTGTCCAGGGAATTGCGCATCGGCTCGCGGAAGCCGAGCGCCTTGGCCGTCTGGTGCCGGTCGATCGGAAAGCTGGTGCCGGCAAGGGCGGCCGCACCGAGCGGGCTTTCGTCCATCCGTTCGATGGCGTCGCGAACACGAGACAGATCGCGCGAAAACATCTCGACATAGGCCATGCAGTGATGGCCGAAGGTCACCGGCTGCGCCGCCTGCATATGGGTGAAGCCAGGCATCACAGTTGCCGCATGCTCCGCGGCCCGTTCCAGGAACGCCGTGATCAGGCCCTTCAGCGCCTCGGCGACGCGAAAGCACTCGTCCTTGACCCACAGTCTGAGATCGACCGCCACCTGGTCGTTGCGCGAACGGGCGGTGTGCAGGCGGCCGGCGGCTGGCCCGATCAGCTCGGCAAGGCGAGCCTCGACATTCATGTGGATGTCTTCCAGCCTGGTCGAGAACTCGAACGTGCCGGCTTCGATCTCTGCCAGGATCGTGTTCAGCCCGTGAGCGATTTTTTCTTGATCGGCCGCCGAAATAATGCCCGTTTGCGCCAGCATCTCGCTATGGGCGATCGAGCCTCTGATATCCTGCGCATAGAGCTTGCGGTCGAACGAGATCGACGCGTTGATGGCTTCCATGATCGCGGCCGGACCCGAGGCAAAACGTCCGCCCCACATCTGGTTGCTGGCCTTCTTGTCGCTCATCGCTATAACCCGTGCTCCGGAGCAGTTTTTAAAAAATGGCAGACGGCAATCGATTTTTTCCGGCCCCGCGCCTCATCCTCGCCGCTTTGGTGGCGGGCGTGCTGGCCGGCGCGGTCGCGGT
This window harbors:
- a CDS encoding lipoprotein; amino-acid sequence: MTASRILVTLTLLAALATVTACGRKSGLETPYEAAVQARKDAQKAEQPVPPEPEKPVKDKKFILDPLI
- the argH gene encoding argininosuccinate lyase, with amino-acid sequence MSDKKASNQMWGGRFASGPAAIMEAINASISFDRKLYAQDIRGSIAHSEMLAQTGIISAADQEKIAHGLNTILAEIEAGTFEFSTRLEDIHMNVEARLAELIGPAAGRLHTARSRNDQVAVDLRLWVKDECFRVAEALKGLITAFLERAAEHAATVMPGFTHMQAAQPVTFGHHCMAYVEMFSRDLSRVRDAIERMDESPLGAAALAGTSFPIDRHQTAKALGFREPMRNSLDSVSDRDFALEFLGLAAICATHLSRLAEEIIIWSTPQFGFVRLSDSFSTGSSIMPQKKNPDAAELVRGKTGRVTGHLVGLLTVMKGMPLTYGKDMQEDKESVFDAAETLDLMLAAMTGMVRDMTVNAAAMKKAAGSGYATATDLADWLVRTLGLPFREAHHVTGRAVALAEERKIGLDRLPLEDLRSIHAGITADVFSVLAVQNSVKSRTSFGGTAPSEVRKQIRYWKKHIAKA